A window of Rhododendron vialii isolate Sample 1 chromosome 13a, ASM3025357v1 contains these coding sequences:
- the LOC131314554 gene encoding ABC transporter G family member 15-like isoform X1: protein MEIEEAATNTTSTDLEKGVALSSTCDDDQGPRMYLVWEDLTVVIPSFGKGPTRRLINGVRGVAEPCRIMAIMGPSGSGKSTLLDSLSGRVSGNAIMTGNVLLNGSKRRLPCGVAAYVTQEDALMGTLTVKETITYSAHLRLPTTLTKDDLNGVIEGTIMEMGLQECSDHVIGNWHLRGISGGEKKRLSIALELLTRPRLIFLDEPTTGLDSASAFFVTQVLRNVSRDGRTVVCSIHQPNSEVFALFDDLFLISGGETVYFGEAKMAVEFFAEVGFPCPGRRNPSDHFLQCINSDFDNVTASLMESHMLDTQKSSTLMNMTTAEIKNKLVEKYKYSKYAKRAKARIQEISIMKGLAVATKTGSQATWCKQLLMLTRRSFLNMSRDIGYYWLRLITYTAVSICVGTIFFDVGTSYSSILARGACGGFISGYMIIMSIGGFPSFIEEMKIFYKERLNGHYGVGVFILSNFLSSFPFLAMMSLSTVTITYYMVKLHPGFLHYIYTYLDLLSSIAVIESCMMVVASLVPNFLMGLITGAGIIGVMMMTAGFFRFFPDLPKLFWRYPMSYINYMAWALEGEYKNDMIGLEFDPLQPGDPKLKGKVIINTVLGVSLDHSKWWDLAVVVIILIVYRLLFFTILKFKERASPLFRKLYTKRTVHYLSKRPSFRKTPPFPSQRHQVMHSLSSQEGLNSPIH from the exons ATGGAGATAGAAGAGGCAGCAACAAATACTACTAGTACTGATCTCGAGAAGGGAGTGGCATTATCAAGTACTTGTGATGATGATCAAGGCCCGAGGATGTACTTGGTGTGGGAAGATCTGACGGTGGTGATTCCTAGTTTTGGCAAGGGACCCACGAGGAGGTTGATCAATGGAGTTCGGGGAGTTGCTGAGCCTTGTAGGATCATGGCTATTATGGGTCCTTCTGGCTCTGGCAAGTCCACCCTTCTTGACTCCTTatcag GTCGAGTCTCAGGAAATGCTATCATGACAGGAAATGTTCTCCTTAATGGAAGCAAGAGGAGGCTCCCCTGTGGTGTTGCT GCTTATGTAACCCAAGAGGATGCACTCATGGGAACCCTAACAGTCAAAGAAACAATTACATACTCAGCCCATTTGAGGCTCCCAACAACCCTAACAAAAGATGATCTCAATGGAGTAATAGAAGGAACAATAATGGAAATGGGCCTTCAAGAGTGTAGTGATCATGTTATAGGAAACTGGCATTTGAGAGGCATAAGCGGTGGGGAGAAGAAGAGACTCAGCATTGCACTAGAACTCCTCACTCGGCCCCGGCTCATCTTCCTTGACGAACCCACCACCGGCCTGGACAGCGCCTCAGCTTTCTTTGTCACTCAGGTCCTAAGAAACGTCTCGCGTGATGGCAGGACTGTTGTCTGCTCAATTCACCAACCAAACAGTGAGGTTTTTGCGCTGTTTGATGACCTTTTCCTGATATCTGGAGGTGAGACTGTTTACTTTGGAGAAGCAAAGATGGCTGTGGAG TTCTTTGCTGAAGTGGGTTTTCCATGCCCTGGTAGAAGAAACCCCTCGGATCACTTCCTTCAGTGTATAAACTCAGATTTCGACAATGTCACAGCCTCTCTCATGGAGTCTCATATGCTA GATACACAAAAATCATCAACTTTGATGAATATGACAACAGCAGAGATAAAAAACAAGCTGGTTGAGAAATACAAGTACTCAAAATATGCAAAAAGAGCTAAAGCAAGGATTCAAGAAATCTCAATCATG AAAGGACTTGCGGTGGCGACAAAAACAGGTAGCCAAGCAACATGGTGCAAGCAACTTTTGATGTTAACAAGAAGATCATTTCTGAACATGTCAAGGGACATCGGGTATTACTGGCTGAGGCTAATCACATATACAGCTGTATCTATCTGCGTTGGTACCATCTTCTTTGACGTTGGCACCAGCTACTCATCTATTCTGGCACGTGGAGCTTGCGGTGGATTCATATCAGGATACATGATAATCATGTCCATTGGAGGATTCCCTTCCTTCATCGAAGAAATGAAG ATCTTCTACAAGGAGAGGCTCAACGGGCATTATGGAGTTGGCGTATTTATTCTTTCAAACTTCCTCTCTTCGTTTCCATTCTTGGCTATGATGTCGCTAAGTACAGTAACCATTACGTATTACATGGTGAAACTTCATCCCGGCTTCTTGCACTATATCTACACCTACCTTGACCTTCTAAGCTCCATAGCTGTCATAGAGAGCTGCATGATGGTTGTCGCTTCACTTGTTCCCAACTTCCTAATGGGACTCATTACCGGAGCTGGAATCATT GGAGTTATGATGATGACGGCCGGATTTTTCCGATTCTTTCCCGATCTTCCAAAGCTATTTTGGCGCTACCCAATGTCATATATCAACTATATGGCATGGGCATTAGAG GGAGAATACAAGAACGACATGATTGGGCTCGAGTTTGATCCTTTACAGCCAGGAGATCCGAAACTGAAGGGCAAGGTTATCATCAACACTGTACTAGGTGTTTCGCTGGACCATTCCAAGTGGTGGGACTTAGCTGTTGTTGTAATTATTCTTATAGTTTACAGACTCCTCTTCTTCACCATTCTCAAGTTCAAGGAAAGAGCTTCACCGCTGTTTCGTAAGCTTTATACAAAGAGAACTGTGCATTATCTCAGCAAGAGGCCTTCTTTTAGGAAGACACCACCTTTTCCCTCACAGAGGCACCAAGTTATGCACTCGTTATCTTCTCAAGAGGGACTTAACTCTCCAATCCATTAA
- the LOC131314554 gene encoding ABC transporter G family member 15-like isoform X2 — translation MEIEEAATNTTSTDLEKGVALSSTCDDDQGPRMYLVWEDLTVVIPSFGKGPTRRLINGVRGVAEPCRIMAIMGPSGSGKSTLLDSLSGRVSGNAIMTGNVLLNGSKRRLPCGVAAYVTQEDALMGTLTVKETITYSAHLRLPTTLTKDDLNGVIEGTIMEMGLQECSDHVIGNWHLRGISGGEKKRLSIALELLTRPRLIFLDEPTTGLDSASAFFVTQVLRNVSRDGRTVVCSIHQPNSEVFALFDDLFLISGGETVYFGEAKMAVEDTQKSSTLMNMTTAEIKNKLVEKYKYSKYAKRAKARIQEISIMKGLAVATKTGSQATWCKQLLMLTRRSFLNMSRDIGYYWLRLITYTAVSICVGTIFFDVGTSYSSILARGACGGFISGYMIIMSIGGFPSFIEEMKIFYKERLNGHYGVGVFILSNFLSSFPFLAMMSLSTVTITYYMVKLHPGFLHYIYTYLDLLSSIAVIESCMMVVASLVPNFLMGLITGAGIIGVMMMTAGFFRFFPDLPKLFWRYPMSYINYMAWALEGEYKNDMIGLEFDPLQPGDPKLKGKVIINTVLGVSLDHSKWWDLAVVVIILIVYRLLFFTILKFKERASPLFRKLYTKRTVHYLSKRPSFRKTPPFPSQRHQVMHSLSSQEGLNSPIH, via the exons ATGGAGATAGAAGAGGCAGCAACAAATACTACTAGTACTGATCTCGAGAAGGGAGTGGCATTATCAAGTACTTGTGATGATGATCAAGGCCCGAGGATGTACTTGGTGTGGGAAGATCTGACGGTGGTGATTCCTAGTTTTGGCAAGGGACCCACGAGGAGGTTGATCAATGGAGTTCGGGGAGTTGCTGAGCCTTGTAGGATCATGGCTATTATGGGTCCTTCTGGCTCTGGCAAGTCCACCCTTCTTGACTCCTTatcag GTCGAGTCTCAGGAAATGCTATCATGACAGGAAATGTTCTCCTTAATGGAAGCAAGAGGAGGCTCCCCTGTGGTGTTGCT GCTTATGTAACCCAAGAGGATGCACTCATGGGAACCCTAACAGTCAAAGAAACAATTACATACTCAGCCCATTTGAGGCTCCCAACAACCCTAACAAAAGATGATCTCAATGGAGTAATAGAAGGAACAATAATGGAAATGGGCCTTCAAGAGTGTAGTGATCATGTTATAGGAAACTGGCATTTGAGAGGCATAAGCGGTGGGGAGAAGAAGAGACTCAGCATTGCACTAGAACTCCTCACTCGGCCCCGGCTCATCTTCCTTGACGAACCCACCACCGGCCTGGACAGCGCCTCAGCTTTCTTTGTCACTCAGGTCCTAAGAAACGTCTCGCGTGATGGCAGGACTGTTGTCTGCTCAATTCACCAACCAAACAGTGAGGTTTTTGCGCTGTTTGATGACCTTTTCCTGATATCTGGAGGTGAGACTGTTTACTTTGGAGAAGCAAAGATGGCTGTGGAG GATACACAAAAATCATCAACTTTGATGAATATGACAACAGCAGAGATAAAAAACAAGCTGGTTGAGAAATACAAGTACTCAAAATATGCAAAAAGAGCTAAAGCAAGGATTCAAGAAATCTCAATCATG AAAGGACTTGCGGTGGCGACAAAAACAGGTAGCCAAGCAACATGGTGCAAGCAACTTTTGATGTTAACAAGAAGATCATTTCTGAACATGTCAAGGGACATCGGGTATTACTGGCTGAGGCTAATCACATATACAGCTGTATCTATCTGCGTTGGTACCATCTTCTTTGACGTTGGCACCAGCTACTCATCTATTCTGGCACGTGGAGCTTGCGGTGGATTCATATCAGGATACATGATAATCATGTCCATTGGAGGATTCCCTTCCTTCATCGAAGAAATGAAG ATCTTCTACAAGGAGAGGCTCAACGGGCATTATGGAGTTGGCGTATTTATTCTTTCAAACTTCCTCTCTTCGTTTCCATTCTTGGCTATGATGTCGCTAAGTACAGTAACCATTACGTATTACATGGTGAAACTTCATCCCGGCTTCTTGCACTATATCTACACCTACCTTGACCTTCTAAGCTCCATAGCTGTCATAGAGAGCTGCATGATGGTTGTCGCTTCACTTGTTCCCAACTTCCTAATGGGACTCATTACCGGAGCTGGAATCATT GGAGTTATGATGATGACGGCCGGATTTTTCCGATTCTTTCCCGATCTTCCAAAGCTATTTTGGCGCTACCCAATGTCATATATCAACTATATGGCATGGGCATTAGAG GGAGAATACAAGAACGACATGATTGGGCTCGAGTTTGATCCTTTACAGCCAGGAGATCCGAAACTGAAGGGCAAGGTTATCATCAACACTGTACTAGGTGTTTCGCTGGACCATTCCAAGTGGTGGGACTTAGCTGTTGTTGTAATTATTCTTATAGTTTACAGACTCCTCTTCTTCACCATTCTCAAGTTCAAGGAAAGAGCTTCACCGCTGTTTCGTAAGCTTTATACAAAGAGAACTGTGCATTATCTCAGCAAGAGGCCTTCTTTTAGGAAGACACCACCTTTTCCCTCACAGAGGCACCAAGTTATGCACTCGTTATCTTCTCAAGAGGGACTTAACTCTCCAATCCATTAA
- the LOC131314554 gene encoding ABC transporter G family member 15-like isoform X3, whose translation MEIEEAATNTTSTDLEKGVALSSTCDDDQGPRMYLVWEDLTVVIPSFGKGPTRRLINGVRGVAEPCRIMAIMGPSGSGKSTLLDSLSGRVSGNAIMTGNVLLNGSKRRLPCGVAAYVTQEDALMGTLTVKETITYSAHLRLPTTLTKDDLNGVIEGTIMEMGLQECSDHVIGNWHLRGISGGEKKRLSIALELLTRPRLIFLDEPTTGLDSASAFFVTQVLRNVSRDGRTVVCSIHQPNSEVFALFDDLFLISGGETVYFGEAKMAVEKGLAVATKTGSQATWCKQLLMLTRRSFLNMSRDIGYYWLRLITYTAVSICVGTIFFDVGTSYSSILARGACGGFISGYMIIMSIGGFPSFIEEMKIFYKERLNGHYGVGVFILSNFLSSFPFLAMMSLSTVTITYYMVKLHPGFLHYIYTYLDLLSSIAVIESCMMVVASLVPNFLMGLITGAGIIGVMMMTAGFFRFFPDLPKLFWRYPMSYINYMAWALEGEYKNDMIGLEFDPLQPGDPKLKGKVIINTVLGVSLDHSKWWDLAVVVIILIVYRLLFFTILKFKERASPLFRKLYTKRTVHYLSKRPSFRKTPPFPSQRHQVMHSLSSQEGLNSPIH comes from the exons ATGGAGATAGAAGAGGCAGCAACAAATACTACTAGTACTGATCTCGAGAAGGGAGTGGCATTATCAAGTACTTGTGATGATGATCAAGGCCCGAGGATGTACTTGGTGTGGGAAGATCTGACGGTGGTGATTCCTAGTTTTGGCAAGGGACCCACGAGGAGGTTGATCAATGGAGTTCGGGGAGTTGCTGAGCCTTGTAGGATCATGGCTATTATGGGTCCTTCTGGCTCTGGCAAGTCCACCCTTCTTGACTCCTTatcag GTCGAGTCTCAGGAAATGCTATCATGACAGGAAATGTTCTCCTTAATGGAAGCAAGAGGAGGCTCCCCTGTGGTGTTGCT GCTTATGTAACCCAAGAGGATGCACTCATGGGAACCCTAACAGTCAAAGAAACAATTACATACTCAGCCCATTTGAGGCTCCCAACAACCCTAACAAAAGATGATCTCAATGGAGTAATAGAAGGAACAATAATGGAAATGGGCCTTCAAGAGTGTAGTGATCATGTTATAGGAAACTGGCATTTGAGAGGCATAAGCGGTGGGGAGAAGAAGAGACTCAGCATTGCACTAGAACTCCTCACTCGGCCCCGGCTCATCTTCCTTGACGAACCCACCACCGGCCTGGACAGCGCCTCAGCTTTCTTTGTCACTCAGGTCCTAAGAAACGTCTCGCGTGATGGCAGGACTGTTGTCTGCTCAATTCACCAACCAAACAGTGAGGTTTTTGCGCTGTTTGATGACCTTTTCCTGATATCTGGAGGTGAGACTGTTTACTTTGGAGAAGCAAAGATGGCTGTGGAG AAAGGACTTGCGGTGGCGACAAAAACAGGTAGCCAAGCAACATGGTGCAAGCAACTTTTGATGTTAACAAGAAGATCATTTCTGAACATGTCAAGGGACATCGGGTATTACTGGCTGAGGCTAATCACATATACAGCTGTATCTATCTGCGTTGGTACCATCTTCTTTGACGTTGGCACCAGCTACTCATCTATTCTGGCACGTGGAGCTTGCGGTGGATTCATATCAGGATACATGATAATCATGTCCATTGGAGGATTCCCTTCCTTCATCGAAGAAATGAAG ATCTTCTACAAGGAGAGGCTCAACGGGCATTATGGAGTTGGCGTATTTATTCTTTCAAACTTCCTCTCTTCGTTTCCATTCTTGGCTATGATGTCGCTAAGTACAGTAACCATTACGTATTACATGGTGAAACTTCATCCCGGCTTCTTGCACTATATCTACACCTACCTTGACCTTCTAAGCTCCATAGCTGTCATAGAGAGCTGCATGATGGTTGTCGCTTCACTTGTTCCCAACTTCCTAATGGGACTCATTACCGGAGCTGGAATCATT GGAGTTATGATGATGACGGCCGGATTTTTCCGATTCTTTCCCGATCTTCCAAAGCTATTTTGGCGCTACCCAATGTCATATATCAACTATATGGCATGGGCATTAGAG GGAGAATACAAGAACGACATGATTGGGCTCGAGTTTGATCCTTTACAGCCAGGAGATCCGAAACTGAAGGGCAAGGTTATCATCAACACTGTACTAGGTGTTTCGCTGGACCATTCCAAGTGGTGGGACTTAGCTGTTGTTGTAATTATTCTTATAGTTTACAGACTCCTCTTCTTCACCATTCTCAAGTTCAAGGAAAGAGCTTCACCGCTGTTTCGTAAGCTTTATACAAAGAGAACTGTGCATTATCTCAGCAAGAGGCCTTCTTTTAGGAAGACACCACCTTTTCCCTCACAGAGGCACCAAGTTATGCACTCGTTATCTTCTCAAGAGGGACTTAACTCTCCAATCCATTAA
- the LOC131314558 gene encoding protein TRAUCO-like, with the protein MDSLLATYGDDDDNDSSNTAKTHDPTDPTFLIPTTTTSSTPTPDTETEPTAFDDLSEPHLRHSPKFTKVSEEDEDEDDEQLEEEDDDDDPPPKKQKPLSSLPTDQEQAPGPKTKRMSTIPSTTTAIANKKSKKKGNNVWAYSTSRKGKKKTKNNNHQIVQAEENKTVLVTPVPRFPDKTDDSPDVEIRLSKVYKAEKVELSEDRLSAGSTKGYRMVRATRGVVEGAWYFEIRIVSLGATGHTRLGWSMEKGDLQAPVGYDGNSFGYRDVDGSKIHKALREKYGEEGYGEGDVIGVYISLPEGSLYAPKPPHLVWHKGQRYACAATDGKEDSPKLVPGSEISFFKNGICQGVAFQNLYGGRYYPAASMYTLPNQPNCVVKFNFGPDFDFYPEDFGDRPIPRPIIEVPYHEYDGKVENVVSSEKKH; encoded by the exons atgGACAGCCTTCTGGCCACTTACggagacgacgacgacaacGATTCATCCAACACCGCCAAAACCCACGACCCCACCGACCCCACCTTCCTCATCCCCAcgaccaccacctcctccacccCAACCCCCGACACCGAAACCGAACCCACCGCCTTCGACGATCTCTCCGAACCCCACCTCCGACACTCCCCGAAATTCACCAAAGTCTCCGAAGAAGACGAAGACGAAGACGATGAACAACTAGAAGaagaggacgacgacgacgacccTCCCCCGAAGAAACAAAAACCCCTCTCCTCCCTACCTACCGATCAAGAACAAGCACCGGGTCCGAAAACCAAACGAATGTCAACAATACCAAGTACAACGACGGCAATAGCTAATAAGAAGTCGAAGAAGAAGGGCAACAACGTGTGGGCCTACTCGACGTCGCGAAAAGgtaaaaagaaaaccaaaaacaatAACCACCAAATTGTCCAAGCAGAGGAGAACAAGACCGTTTTGGTCACCCCCGTCCCTCGGTTTCCTGATAAGACCGACGATTCGCCCGATGTGGAAATCCGGCTATCGAAGGTTTACAAGGCGGAGAAAGTCGAGTTGAGCGAGGACAGGTTGAGTGCTGGCAGCACCAAGGGTTACAGGATGGTTAGAGCCACTAGAGGGGTAGTGGAAGGCGCTTGGTACTTCGAGATTAGGATTGTGAGTTTGGGAGCGACAGGGCATACTAGGCTCGGGTGGTCGATGGAGAAGGGGGATTTACAGGCACCGGTTGGGTACGATGGGAATAGTTTCGGGTATAGGGATGTTGATGGGAGTAAGATACATAAGGCTTTGAGGGAGAAGTATGGGGAGGAAGGGTACGGGGAAGGGGATGTGATTGGAGTTTATATTAGTTTGCCTGAAGGGAGTTTGTACGCACCGAAGCCACCCCATTTGGTTTGGCATAAAGGGCAGAGGTATGCTTGTGCGGCAACAGATGGGAAAGAGGATTCCCCTAAATTGGTACCTG GAAGTGAAATATCTTTCTTCAAAAATGGGATATGCCAGGGGGTTGCTTTTCAGAATCTCTATGGTGGCCGATACTACCCTGCAGCTTCAATGTATACACTTCCCAATCAACCAAATTGTGTGGTCAAGTTCAACTTTGGCCCTGATTTTGACTTTTACCCGGAAGACTTTGGTGATCGCCCCATCCCAAGACCCATAATTGAAGTTCCTTATCATGAATATGATGGGAAAGTTGAGAATGTTGTGTCAAGTGAGAAGAAACATTAG
- the LOC131314555 gene encoding 3-ketoacyl-CoA synthase 10 encodes MAPGGEQDMLSTEIVNKGVIESSGPNAGSLTFSVRVRRRLPDFVQSVNLKYVKLGYHYLINHGIYIATVPVLLVLVFGAEVGSLSSSREEIWSKFWNSTSAAHARYDLATVLAFFGVLVFTLSVYFMSRPRSVYLVDFACFRPDDDLKVSKEQFLEAARKSGKFDEANLQFQKRILQASGIGDETYIPKAIMAGENCSTMKEGRAEASMVMFGALDELFEKTKIRPKDVGVLVVNCSIFNPTPSLSAMIINHYKMRGNILSFNLGGMGCSAGIIALDLARDMLQANPNNYAVVVSTEMVGYNWYKGKERSMLIPNCFFRMGGSALLLSNRRRDSRRAKYRLEHIVRTHKGADDRCFRCVYQEEDEQRFKGIRVSKDLMEVGGDALKTNITTLGPLVLPFSEQLQFFSTLVWRHLFGGGGGSGSNSSTTATANKPYIPDYKLAFEHFCVHAASKAVLDELQRNLEFSDKNMEASRMTLYRFGNTSSSSIWYELAYLESKESVKKGDRVWQLAFGSGFKCNSAVWRSIRTVRKPSTNNPWL; translated from the exons CAGGACATGCTATCCACCGAGATAGTAAACAAGGGAGTCATCGAGTCCTCGGGCCCGAACGCCGGCTCCCTCACCTTCTCCGTCCGCGTCCGGAGACGCCTGCCGGACTTCGTCCAGTCGGTGAACCTCAAGTACGTCAAGCTGGGCTACCACTACCTCATCAACCACGGCATCTACATAGCCACGGTGCCGGTGCTGCTGGTGCTGGTTTTCGGGGCGGAGGTGGGGAGCTTGAGCAGCAGCCGGGAGGAGATTTGGAGCAAGTTCTGGAACAGCACCAGCGCCGCCCATGCCCGCTACGATCTGGCTACGGTCCTTGCCTTCTTCGGTGTGCTGGTTTTTACGCTCTCCGTTTACTTCATGTCGCGGCCGCGATCCGTGTATCTCGTTGATTTTGCTTGTTTCCGACCCGATGATGACCTTAAG GTGTCTAAGGAGCAATTCCTCGAGGCAGCACGAAAATCGGGGAAATTCGACGAGGCCAACCTCCAATTCCAGAAGAGAATCCTGCAGGCTTCCGGGATTGGGGACGAAACCTACATCCCGAAGGCCATCATGGCAGGGGAGAACTGCAGCACAATGAAGGAAGGCAGGGCGGAAGCCTCGATGGTGATGTTCGGGGCCCTCGATGAGCTGTTCGAGAAGACAAAGATCAGGCCGAAAGACGTAGGGGTACTGGTTGTGAACTGCAGCATATTCAATCCGACCCCTTCGCTCTCGGCCATGATCATAAACCACTACAAGATGAGGGGGAACATCTTGAGTTTCAATCTGGGAGGGATGGGGTGCAGCGCCGGGATCATAGCGCTGGATCTGGCCCGCGACATGCTGCAGGCCAACCCGAATAACTACGCGGTGGTGGTGAGCACGGAGATGGTGGGGTACAATTGGTACAAGGGGAAAGAACGGTCCATGCTTATACCCAACTGTTTCTTCCGCATGGGTGGTTCTGCTCTGCTGCTGTCGAACCGCCGCCGTGACAGCCGTCGGGCGAAGTACCGCCTCGAGCACATCGTGCGCACTCATAAGGGCGCCGACGATCGCTGCTTCAG GTGTGTTTACCAAGAGGAAGATGAGCAAAGGTTCAAGGGAATAAGGGTGAGCAAAGATCTGATGGAAGTTGGTGGGGATGCTCTCAAGACCAACATCACTACACTAGGCCCCCTAGTTCTGCCCTTCTCCGAGCAGCTCCAGTTCTTCTCCACCCTCGTCTGGAGGCACTTGtttggcggcggcggcggcagcggGTCCAATTCCAGTACCACTGCCACCGCCAACAAGCCCTACATCCCCGACTACAAGCTCGCGTTTGAGCACTTTTGCGTGCACGCAGCGAGCAAGGCGGTCCTGGACGAGCTGCAGAGGAACCTGGAGTTTAGTGACAAGAACATGGAAGCGTCCCGGATGACCCTGTACCGGTTCGGCAACACGTCGTCCAGCAGCATCTGGTACGAACTGGCTTACTTGGAGTCCAAGGAGAGCGTCAAGAAAGGCGACCGAGTCTGGCAACTTGCCTTCGGTTCTGGCTTCAAATGCAACAGCGCTGTTTGGCGTTCGATTCGCACCGTTCGGAAGCCTTCCACGAATAACCCATGGCTCTAA